In Aspergillus fumigatus Af293 chromosome 4, whole genome shotgun sequence, one genomic interval encodes:
- a CDS encoding diphthine--ammonia ligase family protein → MSPPTQTPPATPGLNVIALISGGKDSLYSILHCIRNGHKVVALANLYPSTSRQAASTAAKDSHEDLKKEEGTEEEEEEEEEEEEEEEEEEEEEEEEEEEEEEEEEEEEEEEEEEEEEDIDSFMYQTIGHSVIPLYEAALGIPLYRAPITGDAVDTSRIYRHNAADQMAEGSESANEENKQHRQDETESLVPLLRRIKAAHPEANAVSAGAILSTYQRTRIENVASRLGLVPLAWLWQYPVLPAAVERSALSAESSLLGDAGLLEDMAACGCEARIIKVASGGLDERFLWGNVSSADGALRRRIVNGMRRFAAPGDLRGAVLGEGGEYESLALDGPGFLWRSRIEVCETEVRTGEGGVGYVRLKGARCVPKTATEGDTITPESVRRPMLLDEAFARVLADVRSASGSYGGEVLAGSISAGGIKCEPRRLRNGRIWHICNITAPEAGTEAAEQMKGIVEEIRTILQSSSNIPRGTEDIVFATVLLRSMADFASMNGSYVSLFKKPNPPARATVACGDELPEGVNVMVSFIVDLGDRDARQGLHVQSRSYWAPANIGPYSQAMSIPLRGAERIVYIAGQIPLEPASMQMVCDSAPTEERSWLSDYSLRAVLSLQHMWRIGVTMQVDWWLGAVAFITGAENIAAKAQVAWHIWETMNRKRDDESIDEEESSFDVWDIKYGRRTEEQTPKATVSASIPNFEVLRSSGVTPPFLAVQVEELPRASDIEWQGLGYRCDGLELNAEETDQGRITRTVTEQKARYTIIEIDMEKPESDLKSALQRILAAHMVTSALTHAVIYTTKAFPLMTWPGEVVPCKSVWGHKGRRLAAGIIFQSLES, encoded by the coding sequence ATGTCGCCACCAACACAGACTCCCCCAGCAACGCCAGGGCTAAACGTGATTGCCTTGATATCAGGCGGGAAAGATTCGCTCTACTCCATTCTACACTGCATTAGAAACGGACACAAGGTGGTCGCTCTAGCGAATCTGTACCCGTCTACATCCAGACAGGCGGCCAGTACCGCTGCAAAGGACAGTCATGAAGAtctcaagaaggaagaaggaacagaagaagaagaagaagaagaagaagaagaagaagaagaagaagaagaagaagaagaagaagaagaagaagaagaagaagaagaagaagaagaagaagaagaagaagaagaagaagaagaagaagaagaagaagaagatatcgaCAGCTTCATGTACCAAACCATTGGACACAGCGTGATTCCGCTCTACGAAGCCGCCCTGGGCATCCCGCTCTACCGGGCCCCCATCACCGGCGACGCGGTCGACACGTCCCGCATCTACCGGCACAACGCCGCAGACCAAATGGCCGAGGGATCTGAGTCTGCGAACGAGGAAAACAAGCAGCATCGGCAAGACGAGACGGAGTCGCTTGTTCCCCTCCTGAGACGGATAAAAGCGGCTCATCCTGAAGCGAACGCCGTCTCGGCCGGTGCCATTTTGTCCACGTACCAGCGGACCAGGATTGAGAACGTCGCGTCGAGACTGGGGCTCGTGCCGCTTGCTTGGCTGTGGCAGTATCCCGTGCTGCCTGCCGCTGTGGAGCGCAGCGCGCTCTCAGCGGAGTCGTCTCTGCTGGGTGACGCCGGGCTACTGGAGGATATGGCGGCTTGCGGGTGTGAGGCGCGGATCATCAAGGTTGCTTCTGGGGGATTGGACGAAAGGTTTCTGTGGGGGAATGTGTCATCGGCGGATGGGGCGTTGCGGAGACGTATTGTGAATGGGATGAGGCGGTTTGCTGCGCCGGGGGATCTGCGGGGCGCGGTGCTTGGGGAGGGTGGGGAGTATGAGAGTTTGGCGCTTGATGGGCCGGGGTTCCTTTGGAGATCGAGAATTGAGGTTTGCGAGACGGAGGTACGGACGGGTGAGGGCGGCGTTGGGTACGTGCGGTTGAAAGGGGCGAGATGCGTGCCCAAGACGGCTACGGAGGGAGATACGATCACACCAGAGTCAGTAAGACGGCCGATGCTGCTGGATGAGGCGTTTGCTCGAGTTCTGGCGGATGTGCGGTCGGCTTCAGGAAGTTACGGAGGTGAAGTGCTGGCTGGATCGATCAGCGCGGGGGGTATCAAGTGTGAGCCTCGTCGATTGAGGAACGGCAGGATATGGCACATTTGCAACATCACAGCGCCTGAAGCAGGCACTGAGGCAGCTGAACAGATGAAAGGCATTGTCGAGGAGATCAGGACGATACTGCAGTCTTCCTCTAACATACCTCGAGGGACGGAGGATATTGTCTTCGCTACAGTGCTGCTCCGCTCCATGGCCGATTTTGCATCGATGAACGGTTCTTACGTGTCGCTTTTCAAAAAACCTAACCCCCCGGCAAGAGCCACAGTGGCCTGCGGAGATGAGCTTCCTGAGGGCGTGAATGTCATGGTCTCATTCATTGTTGATTTGGGAGACAGAGATGCCCGACAAGGCCTTCATGTTCAGTCTCGTTCGTACTGGGCACCAGCCAACATTGGGCCGTATTCGCAAGCCATGTCTATTCCTCTGCGAGGAGCCGAACGTATAGTATACATTGCAGGGCAGATACCTCTAGAGCCGGCCTCTATGCAAATGGTCTGTGATAGTGCACCTACGGAGGAACGATCGTGGCTTTCGGACTACTCTCTACGGGCAGTGCTCTCTCTTCAGCACATGTGGAGGATTGGTGTAACCATGCAGGTCGACTGGTGGCTTGGAGCAGTTGCATTTATTACAGGTGCAGAAAACATCGCTGCTAAGGCTCAAGTAGCCTGGCACATCTGGGAGACTATGAACCGCAAACGCGACGATGAGTCgatcgacgaagaagaatcttcgTTCGATGTGTGGGATATCAAATACGGACGGAGGACAGAGGAGCAGACCCCCAAGGCGACGGTCTCGGCTTCGATACCGAACTTCGAGGTGCTACGATCGAGCGGAGTAACTCCTCCCTTCCTAGCCGTCCAAGTCGAAGAACTTCCTCGCGCCAGTGACATTGAATGGCAAGGCCTGGGCTATCGCTGCGATGGGCTGGAATTGAACGCAGAAGAAACAGACCAAGGACGTATCACCAGGACAGTTACGGAACAGAAAGCGCGCTACACTATTATCGAAATCGACATGGAGAAGCCAGAAAGCGATCTGAAGTCAGCATTGCAGAGGATTCTAGCCGCCCACATGGTAACCTCAGCCTTAACGCACGCAGTGATCTATACCACAAAGGCCTTccccttgatgacctggcCAGGGGAAGTCGTTCCTTGCAAGTCAGTCTGGGGTCACAAGGGACGTAGGCTGGCAGCTGGGATTATTTTCCAGAGCCTCGAGTCATAG
- a CDS encoding putative phosphatidate cytidylyltransferase encodes MASKLSEEEDELTPGQNASDLGFPAGYPLRLLSRSPHPYHRKGLNCADTPSVLTDHSDRPSRNLSQWAKTSSDSGTEADDESTGILKGLPAPPPRPHKGLRSSWNGVDDSDLWYPTLRTWPSFTRSTSSRSSRRSSGDEAQAEVRQLRDKARRKVRIEVFRRLSETALLLSVGGVVLWQDDARAFARTWRKELLAHTLIVTVLYAIYPLHQTRRLRFSKLFSFTVPSKFEPAPLLYPILIPILVSLSLSHHRPPLILPNILLSLASLPAPVVPLHGLVNGHSIPHWFITLIPILVSEHWSIDSSTPAPLSFRALNSEQLTLVFPLHQALIPTLDFLLTTSILPAELQLLATALINLFLFAASPQAEILKALLWLGGLCLFASCRHVLRWEVVLARIPTWKFRRSPRSSRSSRSPKNILNLIDHKVCQRLSRTASSEDAMSDSDYSPGRLLKSRKTMQETRNNVAIKKPISAVDKVSTEEIFERHTAATHRRRHTISTFVEVVRTERVRTTPSGRRKRSMAPGLSSFLTMTVPQAQVRKWLYALYVYAAVLVIILGPIRKYVGEQALGGEEPFGWALGYLFGNISWFRFWVVMWNLDHWISLPVRLDEEGLNAYCSFGWVEHLRQSTFGEANTRLIITAYCILVFLTGMVVVFKLRSVAEVDTRRKVFHGMMVLMFLPTVYVDPAFCALALALVLAVFLLLDLFRASQLPPISRPLTYFLAPYVDGRDHRGPVIISHIFLLIGCAIPLWLSLADVPRTGDSPWSGWNISSRDVSMVSGVICVGMGDAAASLIGRRFGRRKWFWGGGKSIEGSVAFVVAVFCGLLSGSIWLAVGQWHTNRSDEPGQHLLLVTVLKAILAAGATSATEAILTGCNDNVVVPIILWLLVRGLGL; translated from the exons ATGGCCTCCAAgctgagcgaggaagaagacgaactTACCCCCGGCCAAAACGCCAGCGATTTAGGATTCCCTGCTGGTTACCCTCTCCGGCTATTATCTCGCTCACCCCATCCATACCACCGAAAGGGTCTGAACTGTGCCGACACACCGTCAGTGTTGACAGACCACAGCGATCGACCGTCTCGGAACTTGTCACAATGGGCCAAGACCTCCAGCGATAGCGGGACAGAAGCCGACGATGAGAGTACAGGTATCCTAAAAGGCCTACCGGCCCCACCACCGCGGCCACACAAAGGGCTTCGATCTAGCTGGAACGGCGTGGACGATAGTGACTTATGGTATCCGACCTTGCGGACGTGGCCATCTTTCACCCGGTCAACGTCGTCGCGAAGTTCGCGGAGGAGCTCGGGAGATGAGGCACAAGCCGAAGTACGCCAGCTGAGAGATAAGGCCCGCAGAAAGGTTCGAATCGAGGTGTTCCGGAGGCTTTCAGAGACTGCATTGTTGCTCTCTGTAGGTGGTGTTGTCTTATGGCAGGACGATGCCAGAGCGTTTGCGCGGACATGGAGAAAAG AGCTCCTTGCTCATACTCTCATTGTGACTGTCCTCTATGCGATATACCCGCTACACCAGACACGACGCCTACGGTTCTCCAAACTATTCTCTTTCACAGTTCCATCGAAATTTGAGCCTGCTCCTCTCCTCTATCCGATCTTGATACCGATCCTTGTCTCGTTGTCGTTGTCACACCATAGACCTCCGTTAATACTACCCAATatcctcctcagcctcgCGTCGTTACCGGCCCCGGTCGTTCCTCTACACGGTTTGGTTAATGGTCACAGCATTCCTCATTGGTTCATTACTTTGATACCCATATTGGTTTCGGAGCATTGGTCCATAGACAGCTCAACACCTGCACCTCTCTCTTTTCGTGCTCTCAATTCGGAGCAATTGACTCTTGTTTTTCCTTTGCACCAAGCATTGATACCCACTCTAGATTTCCTGTTGACTACTAGTATCCTTCCAGCGGAATTGCAGCTTCTGGCGACCGCTTTGATTAATTTGTTTCTATTTGCGGCCTCCCCACAAGCAGAGATACTCAAGGCACTCCTCTGGCTCGGTGGTCTCTGCCTCTTCGCCTCTTGTCGGCATGTCCTTCGATGGGAGGTGGTTCTAGCAAGGATTCCCACCTGGAAATTCAGGCGATCCCCCAGGTCGTCGCGGTCATCGCGGTCACCAAAGAATATCTTGAATTTGATCGACCACAAGGTCTGCCAGAGGCTGAGTCGGACCGCTTCGTCCGAAGATGCCATGTCAGATAGCGACTACTCACCAGGCCGCTTGCTCAAATCACGCAAGACTATGCAGGAAACTCGGAACAATGTCGCGATTAAAAAACCTATCTCCGCCGTGGATAAAGTGAGCACAGAGGAGATATTTGAGCGGCATACGGCTGCCACACACCGCCGGCGGCACACCATCTCAACTTTTGTGGAAGTTGTGCGCACCGAGCGAGTCCGGACGACCCCTAGTGGCAGGCGGAAGCGATCAATGGCCCCTGGGCTCTCGTCATTCCTCACAATGACTGTACCCCAGGCTCAAGTACGCAAGTGGCTCTATGCTCTCTACGTGTACGCCGCTGTACTAGTGATAATCCTTGGCCCGATTCGAAAATACGTTGGTGAACAAGCATTAGGTGGAGAAGAACCGTTTGGATGGGCCCTTGGCTATCTGTTCGGTAATATATCGTGGTTCAGGTTCTGGGTTGTTATGTGGAATCTTGACCACTGGATATCTCTACCGGTGCGCTTGGACGAGGAGGGCCTTAACGCTTATTGCTCGTTCGGCTGGGTTGAGCACCTTCGTCAAAGCACTTTTGGTGAAGCGAATACACGCCTGATCATCACTGCTTATTGCATCCTTGTATTTCTGACAGGTATGGTTGTCGTCTTCAAGCTCAGGTCCGTCGCGGAAGTAGACACAAGACGCAAAGTCTTTCACGGcatgatggtgttgatgtTCCTCCCAACGGTCTATGTCGATCCGGCATTCTGCGCTCTGGCTCTTGCATTAGTCCTGGCGGTTTTTCTCCTCCTAGACCTTTTCCGAGCCTCGCAACTTCCGCCGATATCCCGGCCACTGACGTATTTCCTGGCGCCCTACGTCGATGGTCGTGACCATCGGGGCCCCGTTATCATCTCTCAtatctttcttctcatcgGATGCGCCATTCCTCTATGGCTTTCCCTGGCTGATGTCCCGCGGACGGGAGATAGTCCTTGGAGCGGATGGAATATCAGCTCAAGGGATGTCAGTATGGTCAGTGGTGTAATCTGCGTTGGCATGGGAGATGCAGCCGCCTCATTGATCGGCAGGCGATTCGGTCGGCGCAAGTGGTTTTGGGGAGGTGGAAAGTCCATCGAGGGCAGCGTGGCCTTTGTCGTCGCAGTCTTCTGTGGGCTTTTGTCCGGGAGCATCTGGCTCGCGGTAGGACAATGGCACACGAACAGATCGGATGAGCCAGGGCAGCATCTTTTGCTTGTTACGGTTCTCAAAGCCATTCTGGCCGCTGGTGCGACTAGTGCCACCGAAGCGATTCTCACTGGATGCAATGATAATGTTGTTGTGCCGATCATACTCTGGTTGCTGGTCAGAGGGCTCGGTCTATGA
- a CDS encoding high affinity methionine permease, with protein MNDPVTESIHQKGAMPEDKPFSETPRRVDGVSQLYEGNVFDATPDDRRQIGVVSASFLIFNRVIGTGIFATPATILGLCGSVGLSLFMWVAGTAIAMAGTAVYLEWGTAIPKNGGEKNYLEYVYRKPKFLATAMFAAYAVLLGWAASNSVVFGEYILNAADVEVNRWNQRGIGLACVTAAFLIHALAVKWGLRLQNLLGVVKLVIILFVIVAGWVALAGHTEAETPHNFKNAFEGTTGSGYGIVMALYNVIWSFIGYSNANYALSETRNPVRTLKIAAPIAIGSVGILYMLCNIAYFAAVSKEDMLSSGQTVAAKFFGNMFGARAEKVMSVFVALSAFGNVLSVIFSQGRIVQELGREGVLPFSRLWASNKPFHSPAAGLFEHWVVSIIIMLAPPPGDAYNFLLNLISYPLSIVNVFVSGGLIYIYLTRSTRFPDWAPGIRATLPVTIFFFLSNIYLVIAPYIPPSEGKSVYEELPYYLHCVVALGIFALGAIYYVVWAIVMPRFGRYMLVKETVVDADGWSRSVFTRLPLAEAERV; from the exons ATGAACGACCCGGTAACAGAGTCGATTCATCAGAAAGGCGCCATGCCTGAGGACAAGCCGTTCAGCGAGACCCCACGGAGGGTGGACGGAGTCTCCCAGTTGT ACGAGGGCAATGTTTTTGATGCGACACCAGACGACCGTCGGCAGATCGGCGTCGTCAGTGCGTCTTTTCTGATCTTCAATCGTGTCATTGGTACCGGTATCTTTGCTACTCCGGCAACAATCTTGGGATTGTGTGGTAGCGTTGGTCTATCGCTCTTCATGTGGGTTGCGGGTACTGCTATCGCCATGGCGGGTACCGCGGTGTACTTGGAATGGGGTACTGCTATTCCGAA GAACGGCGGCGAGAAGAATTACCTCGAATACGTCTACAGAAAACCCAAGTTCCTGGCTACGGCCATGTTTGCTGCGTACGCTGTCTTGCTGGGCTGGGCTGCGAGCAACAGTGTCGTGTTTGGCGAGTATATCCTCAATGCTGCCGATGTGGAGGTCAATCGGTGGAATCAGCGCGGTATTGGATTGGCTTGCGTCACAGCTGCCTTCCTCATCCACGCTCTTGCTGTGAAATGGggtctccgtctccagaaCTTGCTTGGTGTGGTCAAGCTGGTCATTATCCTATTTGTCATTGTTGCTGGTTGGGTGGCGCTAGCCGGTCACACCGAGGCCGAGACGCCTCATAACTTCAAAAATGCTTTTGAGGGCACAACTGGCAGCGGTTATGGTATTGTCATGGCTTTGTACAACGTCATCTGGTCGTTCATCGGATACTCCAACGCCAACTAT GCTCTGAGCGAGACGAGGAACCCTGTACGCACGCTGAAGATCGCGGCGCCGATCGCTATCGGATCCGTGGGCATTCTCTACATGCTATGCAATATCGCCTACTTTGCTGCCGTGTCCAAGGAAGATATGCTCTCTTCGGGCCAAACGGTGGCAGCCAAATTCTTCGGGAATATGTTCGGCGCGCGTGCGGAGAAGGTGATGTCCGTCTTCGTGGCATTGTCGGCTTTTGGAAATGTGTTGTCCGTGATTTTCTCCCAAGGACGAA TTGTCCAAGAACTTGGCCGTGAGGGTGTTTTGCCCTTCTCGAGGCTTTGGGCGAGTAACAAGCCGTTCCACTCGCCAGCTGCTGGTCTGTTTGAGCACTGGGTCGTCTCAATCATCATTATGCTGGCTCCCCCGCCGGGTGATGCATACAATTTCCTGCTCAA CCTGATCTCGTATCCTCTATCCATTGTGAACGTCTTCGTATCCGGCGGTCTCATCTATATTTACCTCACGCGTTCAACACGCTTTCCTGACTGGGCTCCCGGGATCCGCGCGACACTCCCAGtcaccatcttcttcttcctatCCAACATATACCTGGTTATTGCGCCATACATTCCGCCCTCGGAGGGAAAGAGTGTTTACGAAGAACTTCCCTACTATCTTCACTGTGTCGTGGCGCTCGGCATCTTTGCCTTGGGCGCAATATACTACGTGGTGTGGGCTATTGTGATGCCACGCTTTGGTCGCTACATGCTGGTAAAAGAAACCGTGGTTGACGCTGATGGCTGGTCCAGAAGCGTTTTCACTCGGCTGCCGCTCGCGGAAGCCGAGCGAGTTTGA
- the atg1 gene encoding serine/threonine protein kinase ATG1 has translation MTSTHHSRRSRETPQPEMSIGRYTRLDEIGRGSFATVYQGVHTKTRTYVAIKSVNLSKLNKKLKDNLSSEIHILKGLYHPHIVALIDCHETTSHIHLVMEYCALGDLSLFIKRRDTLGDHRYTRDMIAKYPNPPGGALNEVVVRHFLKQLASALKFLRDRNLIHRDIKPQNLLLCPSPSSYRSGVTQVVPFKGSEDSFNPATGLESLPLLKIADFGFARSLPATSLAETLCGSPLYMAPEILRYEKYDAKADLWSVGTVLYEMVVGKPPFRATNHVELLRKIEKGEDRIKFPEENPASDEIKALIRALLKRNPVERLNFPDFFQNGVITSPIPGLVADDLPSIPQGPPADPETAEATPRPDSRSGATVPGGTEREREGPSLPKGDTGLTQRPPSQNQRFGTPQTTTPMRRIGSGDRPPSTPKESTPPMTYPQRPSAVSHATAPGRQELVDRNATFTAMERQKGRNTFSEGSPQIDRQADKLREERERAAQDVAFERDYVVVEKRAVEVNAFADELAHSPRIQGNISRGAQTGALSRRSTVHGPTPSNPSPPQATVGKAMQVLSGRSRADSMHNRQGSYERRYGQSPTSATSAISKALNMASGRLFGMGFSPPLAITKGGRSPPLAYNPFPAYPAHGSLMIGDGAKSNLALDEDTKTVQILEECATRSDVVYGFAEVKYKQLVPLAPSVQTDPSSKLNLAGERENPDSADGGLTVDAIVTLSEEALVLYVKALSLLAKSMDIAGAWWARKNRGDGFGDSAMSRANGASTLAGTRINNVVQWIRNRFNEVLEKGEFVRLKLIEAQKRLPPDHPSHPDNHSVGSSLGSGASVDVVVSPGVSAEKLMYDRALEMSRTAAINELTGEDLSGCEIAYVTAIRMLEAVLENGEVPRFGQDKDDTSKDSDKIVLDAVQADERQVVIKLLTIQAVVASIRSRLAALRKKLAILAKRAPTPSANVPSKMASSNPVSVGATPPK, from the exons ATGACATCTACTCACCActcgaggaggtcgagggaGACCCCTCAACCCGAGATGTCTATCGGTCGCTACACAAGGCTGGATGAGATCGGTCGAGGGAGCTTTGCTACGGTTTACCAGGGTGTTCATACT AAAACACGCACGTATGTCGCCATAAAGTCGGTCAACCTCTCGAAGTTGAATAAGAAGTTGAAGGACAACCTGTCTTCTGAAATTCATATCCTCAAAGGCCTCTACCATCCACACATCGTTGCGCTAATCGATTGCCATGAAACCACCTCCCACATTCATCTGGTGATGGAATATTGCGCTCTGGGCGACCTGTCCCTATTCATCAAGCGCCGAGATACTCTTGGAGATCATAGGTACACACGGGATATGATCGCCAAGTATCCGAATCCTCCCGGTGGCGCCCTCAACGAAGTTGTTGTCCGGCATTTCCTTAAGCAGCTGGCGAGCGCCCTGAAGTTTCTTCGCGACCGGAACCTCATTCATCGCGATATCAAGCCACAAAACCTCCTGCTTTGTCCTTCGCCCTCGTCCTATCGCAGTGGCGTCACTCAAGTAGTTCCATTCAAAGGCAGCGAAGATTCCTTTAACCCTGCAACCGGGCTTGAGTCACTACCCCTTCTAAAAATTGCGGACTTTGGATTCGCTCGATCACTTCCTGCTACATCACTGGCGGAAACATTATGTGGTTCGCCATTATATATGGCCCCCGAGATCCTCCGGTACGAAAAGTATGACGCTAAAGCTGATCTCTGGTCCGTGGGCACGGTGCTGTACGAGATGGTTGTAGGCAAGCCTCCTTTCAGAGCGACAAATCATGTGGAACTGCTTCGCAAGAtcgagaaaggagaggataGGATCAAATTTCCCGAGGAGAACCCGGCATCTGATGAAATAAAGGCGCTTATTCGGGCTCTTCTGAAGAGAAATCCCGTCGAGAGATTGAACTTTCCCGACTTCTTTCAAAATGGCGTGATCACAAGTCCTATTCCTGGCTTGGTGGCTGACGATCTGCCATCGATACCCCAGGGCCCCCCTGCTGATCCAGAAACAGCAGAAGCAACTCCGAGACCCGATTCCCGATCGGGAGCCACTGTGCCAGGCGGTACGGAGCGCGAAAGAGAGGGTCCGTCTTTGCCAAAGGGGGATACTGGTCTTACACAGCGGCCCCCTTCTCAAAACCAGAGATTTGGCACACCCCAGACTACAACACCTATGCGCCGAATAGGAAGCGGGGACAGGCCTCCATCTACTCCCAAAGAGTCAACGCCGCCGATGACTTACCCTCAAAGACCTAGTGCTGTCAGCCATGCAACTGCCCCAGGACGACAAGAACTTGTTGATCGCAATGCTACATTTACAGCCATGGAACGACAGAAGGGTCGGAATACATTCTCCGAAGGTTCCCCACAGATAGACAGACAGGCGGACAAAttgagagaagaaagagaacggGCAGCACAAGATGTTGCTTTCGAGAGGGACTATGTCGTTGTAGAGAAGCGTGCGGTGGAAGTGAACGCTTTTGCAGACGAGTTGGCGCATAGCCCCCGCATTCAGGGCAACATTTCAAGAGGTGCGCAGACGGGCGCCTTGTCCCGTCGGTCGACAGTACACGGCCCGACGCCATCGAACCCATCACCACCTCAAGCTACTGTCGGGAAGGCCATGCAGGTCCTTTCAGGACGTTCTCGTGCTGATTCAATGCACAATCGTCAGGGCTCATATGAGCGTCGATACGGGCAGAGTCCCACCTCTGCAACGTCTGCCATTTCGAAGGCGCTCAATATGGCCAGTGGACGCTTGTTTGGCATGGGATTTTCTCCACCCCTGGCTATTACGAAGGGGGGACGGTCGCCTCCTCTTGCTTACAATCCATTTCCCGCATATCCCGCGCATGGAAGCTTGATGATTGGAGACGGGGCGAAGAGTAATCTGGCTCTGGACGAGGATACAAAGACTGTCCAAATTCTGGAAGAATGTGCTACTCGCAGTGACGTCGTATACGGATTTGCTGAAGTCAAATATAAGCAGCTCGTTCCCCTTGCGCCGTCGGTCCAGACCGATCCATCATCCAAACTCAATTTGGCCGGAGAGAGGGAGAATCCTGACTCGGCTGATGGAGGTCTCACGGTAGATGCTATTGTGACATTGTCGGAGGAGGCGTTGGTTCTTTATGTCAAAGCGCTCTCTTTGCTAGCGAAATCGATGGACATAGCAGGAGCCTGGTGGGCACGGAAGAATCGAGGAGATGGTTTTGGGGATTCAGCCATGAGCCGAGCCAATGGAGCGAGTACACTTGCTGGAACCCGCATCAACAATGTCGTTCAGTGGATACGAAACCGATTCAACGAAGTGTTAGAGAAGGGAGAATTCGTCCGTCTCAAGCTAATCGAGGCACAAAAACGGTTGCCACCTGACCACCCTAGTCACCCGGACAACCACTCGGTTGGCTCTTCGCTGGGGTCAGGTGCGTCTGTAGACGTCGTTGTGAGCCCTGGCGTCTCCGCAGAGAAGCTAATGTATGACCGTGCACTGGAAATGAGTCGCACGGCGGCCATTAACGAGCTCACCGGCGAAGATCTGTCTGGGTGCGAAATAGCGTACGTGACGGCCATTCGAATGCTGGAAGCTGTACTGGAGAATGGTGAAGTGCCGCGATTTGGACAAGACAAGGACGACACGTCCAAGGATAGCGACAAAATTGTGCTTGATGCTGTACAGGCTGACGAACGGCAAGTGGTGATAAAGC TGCTGACGATCCAGGCAGTTGTCGCCAGCATCCGGAGTCGGCTAGCAGCTCTTcgcaagaagctggcgaTTCTTGCGAAACGAGCACCGACACCTTCTGCTAATGTTCCCAGCAAGATGGCCTCATCAAATCCGGTCTCCGTGGGTGCAACGCCGCCGAAGTAA